A stretch of the uncultured Desulfobacter sp. genome encodes the following:
- the recA gene encoding recombinase RecA: protein MEKNKEKEKAVQTAMNQIERQFGKGSIMKLGGREVQDVPVIRSGSLALDKALGVGGYPRGRVIEIYGPESSGKTTLALHAVAQAQRKGGIAAFIDAEHALDVAYAKRLGVDCDELLVSQPDTGEQALEIADMLVRSGGVDIMIVDSVAALVPRSEIEGEMGDSHMGLQARLMSQALRKLTATIGKTATTLIFINQIRMKIGVVYGNPETTTGGNALKFYSSMRLEIRKAAAIKSGEDVIGSRTKVKVVKNKLAPPFKNVEFDLMYGEGISRTGDLLDMGVDLDIVNKSGSWYSFDKERIGQGRENVKAFLKDNPDIFDAIELKVRTELGIAGPEAAKPKTASEPVKDSQPEA from the coding sequence ATGGAAAAAAATAAGGAAAAGGAAAAAGCTGTCCAGACCGCCATGAACCAAATCGAGCGTCAGTTCGGTAAAGGTTCGATTATGAAGCTGGGCGGACGAGAAGTCCAAGACGTGCCCGTGATCCGGTCCGGCTCCCTTGCCCTGGACAAGGCCTTGGGGGTGGGCGGATATCCCAGAGGCCGGGTCATTGAGATTTACGGCCCTGAATCTTCCGGTAAAACAACCCTTGCGCTTCATGCTGTGGCCCAGGCCCAGAGAAAAGGCGGCATTGCCGCGTTTATTGATGCTGAACATGCTCTGGATGTGGCCTATGCCAAGCGGTTGGGCGTGGACTGTGACGAACTGCTGGTCTCCCAGCCCGACACCGGTGAACAGGCCCTTGAAATTGCAGATATGCTGGTGCGAAGCGGCGGGGTTGACATCATGATTGTGGATTCGGTGGCAGCCCTTGTGCCCCGATCAGAAATTGAAGGCGAGATGGGTGATTCCCATATGGGACTGCAGGCAAGACTGATGTCCCAGGCCCTTCGTAAATTGACCGCCACCATTGGTAAAACCGCCACTACCTTGATTTTTATAAACCAGATCCGTATGAAGATAGGCGTCGTTTACGGCAACCCGGAAACCACCACCGGTGGTAATGCCTTGAAATTTTATTCTTCCATGCGCCTTGAGATTCGAAAAGCTGCAGCTATTAAAAGCGGCGAAGATGTAATCGGGTCCCGGACCAAGGTTAAAGTGGTGAAAAACAAATTAGCCCCCCCGTTTAAAAATGTGGAGTTTGATTTGATGTACGGGGAGGGCATTTCCAGGACCGGCGACCTACTGGACATGGGGGTTGATCTGGATATCGTTAACAAGAGCGGGTCCTGGTATTCATTTGACAAAGAGCGCATCGGCCAGGGCCGGGAGAATGTAAAGGCCTTTTTAAAGGACAATCCCGATATTTTTGATGCCATTGAACTTAAAGTAAGAACCGAACTTGGAATTGCCGGACCGGAAGCAGCTAAACCCAAGACTGCATCCGAGCCAGTAAAGGATAGCCAGCCGGAAGCCTAA
- a CDS encoding phosphatidylglycerophosphatase A translates to MGEKAILFIATGFGLGRIPFAPGTFGTFAGLPLIGIMSWLATTCTPGAVALFLVGVVLFAVWISQEAEILMGSKDPGAVVIDEMAGFCVTMTLVPVNLLTLLVGFIAFRCFDILKPFPIRWFEKNFSGGAGIVLDDLMAGVLAAFLLKGIYLAGLI, encoded by the coding sequence ATGGGGGAAAAAGCGATACTTTTTATTGCCACAGGGTTTGGTCTGGGACGGATACCCTTTGCCCCCGGGACATTCGGCACCTTTGCCGGCCTGCCGTTGATCGGCATCATGAGTTGGCTGGCAACGACGTGTACGCCTGGGGCTGTCGCCTTGTTTTTGGTGGGTGTGGTCCTTTTTGCGGTCTGGATTTCCCAGGAGGCTGAAATTTTGATGGGCAGCAAAGACCCGGGCGCCGTAGTCATCGATGAGATGGCAGGGTTTTGTGTTACCATGACCCTGGTGCCTGTGAATCTGCTTACGTTACTTGTGGGCTTTATTGCCTTTAGATGTTTTGATATACTTAAACCTTTTCCGATCCGCTGGTTTGAAAAAAATTTTTCCGGCGGGGCCGGTATTGTGTTGGATGATTTAATGGCAGGGGTGCTGGCTGCTTTCCTGCTAAAAGGAATATACCTTGCAGGCTTGATTTAG
- the larC gene encoding nickel pincer cofactor biosynthesis protein LarC, which produces MILYLDMMAGIAGDMFLGALVDLGVPVEWLKGKLSTVLDGFDLRTEIVFRSHLRAVNLHVDVTDHVTHRHYTHIREMIESANLPDNVRNNALTAFKHIAQAEARIHGKDIETVHFHEIGGIDSLVDIIGSFLALDYLGVDQVVATPIPLGSGTIKCAHGTIPVPVPATVAILKGLEVTGSDAKTEIVTPTGASLVATLAPQFGGMPDMQIEKVGYGAGKRDTGASVPNLLRLVLGTPAEVKSYGENILSDQVHVLYTNVDDMSPEGLGFVMDRLMEQGALDVSFTPAFMKKNRPATRIEVICHKPQLQILSKVLLSETTSIGVRYHVCDRMILRREPVDVETSLGYVKAKKIIRPNGQARIMPEYDECKRIAQEQNLPFYQVYERILADVNPLDGQTGRS; this is translated from the coding sequence ATGATTCTTTATCTTGATATGATGGCAGGCATTGCAGGGGATATGTTTTTAGGGGCGCTGGTAGATCTTGGTGTGCCTGTGGAGTGGCTTAAAGGAAAATTGTCAACTGTCTTAGACGGGTTTGATCTGCGCACTGAAATTGTGTTCAGGAGCCATTTGCGGGCGGTTAATCTTCATGTGGATGTGACCGACCATGTCACGCATCGTCATTACACCCACATCCGGGAGATGATCGAATCTGCGAATCTGCCGGATAATGTCCGGAACAATGCCCTGACAGCATTTAAACACATTGCCCAGGCTGAAGCACGTATCCACGGAAAGGATATTGAAACCGTCCACTTCCATGAGATCGGCGGCATTGACAGCCTGGTGGACATCATCGGCAGTTTTCTGGCCTTGGATTATTTAGGTGTGGATCAGGTTGTTGCAACGCCGATTCCTCTGGGGTCAGGGACAATTAAGTGCGCCCACGGCACCATTCCGGTGCCTGTTCCGGCGACTGTTGCCATTCTTAAGGGCCTTGAAGTGACCGGGTCTGATGCTAAAACCGAAATTGTTACGCCCACGGGTGCATCCCTTGTGGCAACGCTGGCCCCGCAGTTTGGCGGCATGCCGGACATGCAGATTGAAAAAGTAGGCTATGGTGCCGGCAAACGTGATACCGGGGCATCTGTGCCGAATCTTCTGCGCCTGGTGCTGGGCACCCCTGCTGAAGTAAAAAGTTATGGGGAAAACATCCTGTCCGATCAGGTTCATGTCCTTTATACCAATGTGGATGACATGAGCCCGGAGGGCCTTGGCTTTGTCATGGACCGCCTCATGGAGCAAGGTGCGCTTGATGTCAGTTTTACACCGGCATTCATGAAAAAGAACCGGCCCGCCACCCGCATTGAGGTGATTTGCCATAAGCCGCAGCTCCAGATACTTTCTAAAGTTCTTCTGTCCGAGACCACGAGCATTGGCGTTCGATATCATGTGTGTGATCGGATGATTTTGAGGCGTGAACCTGTAGATGTGGAGACAAGCCTTGGTTATGTAAAGGCCAAGAAGATCATCCGCCCAAACGGTCAGGCCCGGATTATGCCCGAATACGATGAATGTAAACGCATTGCCCAGGAACAAAATTTGCCCTTTTATCAGGTGTATGAACGGATTCTGGCTGACGTAAATCCCCTTGACGGACAAACAGGCCGGTCTTGA
- a CDS encoding M20/M25/M40 family metallo-hydrolase — protein sequence MIDEERLGQRFSALVQIDSESGSEALIAKVLEKELIDLGATVVFDDAGAKVNGDCGNLVATFKGNTDVAPLMLSGHMDTVVPGKGVKVIFEDGVFRSDGTTILGSDDKSALAIILEVMQIIKENNLPCPPVEVVMTVGEEQGLLGAKNLDFSLMKSKFGYILDAVDTEGIVNRAPTANKISAKIYGRAAHAGGTPENGVSAIYAASCAIAKLELGRLDEETTCNLGIISGGAATNIIPEYVEIHGEARSHDPAKLDQVTHTIASTFENTMAELQAEGDTVPRVEMIVKNDFPNTRIPEDHVVIKLAQKAAANLGRDMACKTSGGAADANVFFGKGIAAGVIGTGMTDVHTLKESIALKDMVSCAQLVLEILQIHATGETVI from the coding sequence ATGATTGATGAAGAACGCCTGGGGCAGCGGTTTTCGGCACTTGTTCAGATAGATTCCGAATCCGGTAGCGAGGCTTTGATTGCAAAGGTTCTTGAAAAGGAACTGATTGACCTTGGGGCAACTGTGGTGTTTGATGACGCCGGTGCCAAGGTCAACGGTGACTGCGGTAACCTTGTGGCCACATTTAAAGGCAATACGGATGTGGCGCCGTTGATGCTTTCCGGACATATGGACACGGTGGTGCCGGGTAAAGGGGTTAAGGTCATATTTGAGGACGGAGTGTTTAGAAGTGACGGGACCACGATCCTGGGGTCTGATGATAAGTCCGCCCTTGCCATTATCCTTGAGGTTATGCAGATAATCAAAGAAAATAACCTGCCGTGCCCACCTGTGGAGGTGGTCATGACGGTCGGTGAAGAGCAGGGGCTTTTAGGCGCCAAGAACCTTGACTTTTCTTTGATGAAATCAAAATTCGGATACATTCTGGACGCTGTGGATACCGAGGGCATTGTGAACCGGGCACCCACGGCCAACAAGATCAGTGCAAAAATTTACGGCCGGGCAGCCCATGCCGGCGGTACGCCGGAAAACGGAGTTTCTGCCATTTATGCGGCGTCCTGTGCCATTGCCAAGCTTGAACTGGGGCGGCTTGACGAGGAGACCACCTGTAACTTGGGAATTATTTCCGGCGGGGCAGCCACCAATATCATACCTGAATATGTGGAAATTCACGGCGAAGCCCGGTCCCATGATCCTGCAAAACTGGATCAGGTCACACATACCATTGCCTCTACCTTTGAAAATACCATGGCCGAACTTCAGGCCGAAGGGGACACGGTCCCCCGGGTGGAAATGATTGTGAAAAATGACTTTCCCAATACCCGTATCCCCGAAGATCACGTGGTGATCAAACTTGCCCAGAAAGCCGCGGCAAACCTGGGTCGGGATATGGCTTGTAAAACGAGCGGCGGTGCGGCGGATGCCAATGTGTTTTTCGGCAAAGGCATTGCAGCCGGTGTCATCGGCACAGGCATGACGGATGTACATACCCTTAAGGAGTCCATTGCACTTAAGGATATGGTCAGCTGTGCCCAACTGGTTCTTGAAATTCTTCAAATCCATGCAACAGGAGAGACGGTGATATGA
- a CDS encoding DsbA family protein — MMEVKIGGESGAKPMIPRLEIFSDYIUPWCYFSTGSIEKLRKTYDIEIKWRAYPLQPDIPEQGLPIAKLLEKKGLLVTPEQVNANLKATAQSFDLPFGDGSMIYNSRLAQEIGLWAQACGWAQQFHDAAFKAYFVDNQNLADKAVILNLVASAGLDVTKAEKIIDSRSYADAVDRDWAKARELELVAAPTFLMKDQRLVGAKPYQALEKMVAQVVGDV, encoded by the coding sequence ATGATGGAAGTAAAAATTGGTGGGGAGTCTGGCGCTAAGCCTATGATACCAAGGCTTGAAATCTTTTCAGACTATATCTGACCCTGGTGTTATTTCAGTACCGGGAGTATTGAAAAATTAAGAAAGACGTACGATATCGAGATAAAGTGGCGTGCCTATCCGCTGCAACCGGATATACCTGAACAAGGATTGCCTATAGCCAAGTTGTTAGAGAAAAAAGGCCTGCTGGTTACCCCGGAACAGGTGAACGCCAATCTTAAAGCCACGGCACAAAGCTTTGATCTGCCTTTCGGGGACGGGTCGATGATTTATAATTCCCGTCTGGCCCAGGAGATCGGCCTGTGGGCCCAGGCGTGCGGATGGGCCCAACAGTTTCATGATGCGGCGTTTAAAGCATATTTTGTGGATAATCAAAATCTGGCGGACAAAGCGGTGATCCTGAATTTAGTGGCGTCAGCAGGTCTGGATGTAACCAAGGCAGAAAAAATCATTGATTCAAGATCCTATGCCGATGCTGTGGACCGGGACTGGGCAAAGGCCCGGGAACTTGAACTTGTGGCTGCTCCCACCTTTTTGATGAAAGATCAAAGGCTTGTGGGCGCAAAACCGTATCAGGCCCTTGAAAAAATGGTGGCACAAGTGGTTGGTGACGTTTAA
- a CDS encoding flagellar brake protein has translation MEGEEAFLNLKKPQALNIDIGTKVYLTIEGVSFNVSSIFVGLLDDEYVIITLPQKYKTVQTKLYPGNKMIVKYLHNGSLYAFQAAIIEIITRPIRAIAIEYPKIVQNQDLRVVRRNNVAIPGRVEFKSHALQVVVFDVSRHGCCFRFQETRKSKVAFKENDTLKIYCLLPGVSNELSAMASIRNIRREDATLSIGVEFFQVNNQFISPLTEFIASIGG, from the coding sequence ATGGAAGGCGAAGAAGCTTTTTTAAATCTTAAGAAACCCCAAGCTTTGAATATTGATATAGGTACGAAAGTTTATCTGACCATAGAAGGCGTAAGCTTCAATGTTTCCAGTATATTTGTAGGACTGCTTGATGATGAATATGTCATTATCACGTTACCCCAAAAATATAAAACAGTTCAGACCAAATTGTATCCCGGCAATAAAATGATTGTAAAATACCTGCATAACGGTTCGCTTTACGCGTTTCAGGCTGCAATTATTGAAATTATAACCCGGCCCATTCGGGCCATAGCCATTGAATACCCAAAAATTGTTCAGAATCAGGACCTCCGGGTCGTTAGAAGAAATAATGTGGCAATCCCAGGCAGGGTGGAATTTAAAAGTCACGCACTTCAGGTTGTGGTTTTTGATGTCAGCAGGCATGGATGCTGTTTCAGGTTCCAGGAAACAAGGAAAAGTAAGGTGGCATTCAAAGAGAATGATACCCTCAAAATTTATTGTCTGCTGCCAGGGGTGTCAAATGAACTTAGTGCCATGGCATCTATCCGGAATATTAGAAGAGAAGATGCCACCCTTTCCATAGGGGTTGAATTTTTTCAAGTGAATAACCAGTTTATCAGTCCGTTAACGGAATTTATCGCTTCCATCGGCGGGTAA
- a CDS encoding ABC transporter ATP-binding protein, with protein MSNIINAENLGKQYRLYHGGLFANASLKECFTSFAGRLKRSLYSAPLKQEKIVPQTSESFWALKDLSFKVARGERLGLIGRNGAGKSTLLKILSRITWPTTGQVTINGRVSSLLEVGTGFHPELTGRENIYLNGAILGMNRAEIRRKFDEIVWFAEVEKFLDTPAKRYSSGMYLRLAFAVAAHLEPDILLVDEVLAVGDASFRKKCLGKMKDVGKEGRTIIMVSHSMAAIENLCTRVLVLDKGEKIMEGDPARMIQGYLNSFGGKDTALSIEQWEDRRGTGVIRIHSFCVLDHEHQPVNTLVSGREYVFRFGYKARVDTAKSIDFSFTVSDMAGRILFRNRTLESGLDLPHRLCSQGYLDCRIPRVCLTRGRYTFGFTMIVDGIESDHLPGEQGLYFDVMDGDFFGTSQISDLAPVIVDHQWTIDVLK; from the coding sequence ATGTCAAATATTATTAACGCAGAAAATTTGGGCAAGCAATACCGGCTTTATCATGGCGGTCTTTTTGCCAATGCCTCGCTAAAAGAATGTTTTACGTCATTTGCCGGGCGTTTGAAGCGTTCTTTGTATTCTGCCCCTTTGAAACAAGAAAAAATCGTGCCCCAAACGTCTGAAAGCTTCTGGGCTCTGAAGGATTTATCATTTAAAGTCGCCCGGGGGGAACGGTTAGGGTTGATCGGTAGGAACGGGGCCGGCAAGTCAACGCTATTAAAGATACTGAGCCGGATTACCTGGCCCACAACGGGACAGGTGACAATCAATGGACGGGTGTCTAGTCTGCTTGAAGTGGGGACCGGATTTCATCCGGAACTCACCGGGCGGGAAAACATTTATTTGAATGGGGCCATTCTAGGTATGAACCGGGCTGAAATCCGGCGCAAGTTTGATGAAATTGTCTGGTTCGCGGAAGTTGAAAAATTCTTGGATACGCCTGCCAAACGGTATTCCAGTGGCATGTATCTTCGGCTGGCCTTTGCTGTGGCAGCCCATCTTGAGCCGGATATTTTGCTGGTGGACGAGGTTCTTGCGGTGGGCGATGCGTCGTTCCGGAAAAAATGCCTTGGTAAGATGAAGGATGTGGGCAAAGAAGGCCGAACCATTATCATGGTAAGTCATTCCATGGCAGCCATAGAGAATTTATGTACCCGGGTGCTTGTTTTGGATAAAGGCGAAAAGATAATGGAAGGTGATCCTGCCCGGATGATCCAGGGTTACTTAAATTCCTTTGGCGGGAAAGATACGGCCCTGTCCATTGAACAATGGGAAGACCGTCGGGGCACAGGCGTGATCCGGATTCACTCTTTCTGTGTTTTGGACCACGAACATCAGCCGGTGAATACCCTTGTTTCAGGCAGGGAATACGTTTTTCGATTTGGATATAAAGCCAGGGTCGACACGGCAAAATCCATTGATTTCTCTTTTACAGTCAGTGATATGGCAGGACGTATACTTTTTAGAAACCGGACCCTGGAAAGTGGGCTTGACCTTCCGCACAGGCTTTGTTCCCAAGGTTATCTGGATTGCCGAATACCAAGAGTGTGTCTGACCCGGGGACGATATACATTTGGGTTCACAATGATTGTGGATGGTATTGAATCTGATCATCTGCCTGGTGAGCAGGGGCTCTATTTTGATGTGATGGACGGTGATTTCTTCGGGACATCCCAGATCTCTGATTTAGCCCCGGTGATTGTGGATCATCAATGGACTATTGATGTTTTAAAATGA
- a CDS encoding four helix bundle protein — protein sequence MPFLHEKLDVYRLSITYISWVYQKAECLTGINRPARDQWIRASQSIPLNIAEGNGKTAKADRRRFFEIARGSVLECAAIQDVLVVGKALDRDESIKWKTELDRIAAMLTKLGGRGYSVNKG from the coding sequence ATGCCATTCTTACATGAAAAATTAGACGTCTACCGTCTCTCCATTACGTATATTTCCTGGGTCTACCAAAAAGCCGAGTGCCTTACCGGAATAAACCGTCCAGCCCGGGATCAATGGATCAGGGCAAGTCAGTCGATACCGTTGAATATTGCCGAAGGTAACGGGAAAACAGCAAAAGCTGATAGAAGGCGGTTTTTTGAGATTGCAAGGGGATCGGTCTTGGAATGTGCTGCCATCCAAGATGTTTTGGTGGTTGGGAAGGCATTAGACCGGGATGAAAGTATTAAATGGAAAACTGAACTGGATCGGATTGCTGCGATGCTTACCAAGTTGGGTGGACGGGGGTATTCTGTTAACAAAGGATAA
- a CDS encoding ABC transporter permease, translated as MKINTSDIKITIRPDAPAGSIIKDVWEFRHLFYFLAWRDILVRYKQTLVGVVWSVVKPLSTMVVFTIVFGKLADLPSGQVPYGVMVMAALLPWQFFTNILSSTGNSLVSNASLVSKVYFPRVIIPMAAVVVALVDFFIAFALLVGMMLVYGVWPGMTILLLPGFMAIAVLTSLGAGLFVAALNVKYRDFMHLMPFILQFGLYLSPVGYASSIVPDGWRFIYSLNPMVGVIDGFRWVLLGETALVYWPGVFISVLLSVVIFILGLKFFIQNEREFADII; from the coding sequence TTGAAAATAAACACGAGCGATATTAAAATTACCATCCGGCCGGATGCTCCGGCCGGATCTATTATAAAAGATGTCTGGGAATTCAGACATCTTTTTTATTTTTTGGCCTGGCGGGATATTCTGGTCCGGTATAAGCAGACCTTGGTCGGGGTGGTCTGGAGTGTAGTAAAACCGTTGTCTACCATGGTGGTTTTTACCATTGTCTTTGGTAAACTTGCTGATTTGCCGTCCGGGCAGGTGCCTTATGGTGTTATGGTTATGGCGGCGCTTCTGCCCTGGCAGTTTTTCACTAATATCCTTTCCAGTACCGGCAATTCCCTGGTGTCCAATGCATCGCTGGTGTCAAAGGTTTATTTTCCACGGGTGATTATTCCTATGGCAGCGGTGGTGGTGGCTTTGGTTGATTTTTTTATTGCCTTTGCTCTGCTTGTTGGGATGATGTTGGTTTACGGGGTGTGGCCGGGTATGACCATTCTGCTGCTGCCGGGGTTCATGGCAATTGCCGTATTAACTTCCCTGGGTGCCGGGCTTTTTGTGGCCGCGCTGAATGTGAAGTATCGGGATTTCATGCACTTGATGCCTTTTATTCTTCAATTCGGGTTATATTTGTCCCCTGTGGGGTATGCAAGCAGTATTGTGCCGGATGGCTGGCGGTTCATTTACAGTCTGAATCCCATGGTGGGGGTGATTGACGGATTCAGATGGGTGCTGTTAGGAGAGACGGCTTTGGTATATTGGCCAGGGGTTTTTATCTCGGTGCTACTGTCTGTGGTGATATTTATTTTGGGGCTTAAGTTTTTTATTCAAAATGAACGTGAGTTTGCTGACATAATATAG
- a CDS encoding polysaccharide biosynthesis tyrosine autokinase, translated as MLKLKKEIKQEENTLLDQYPAKSGYAESYRTMRTNLQFASMDRDLNAICVTSATEQEGKTNTVANLGYTIAQTGQRVLMVDCDLRKPGLTQRFGKKGEVGLSELVSDHLGTLVAEGSTAEIKLNDLVKLNNLQKRTGILAVSDDENSVELSFLNGSLIDVYWKNRPDSKKLASSLVAANLLTKEQVQVAIGHQRRSVQKLGTILTTMGMITMTELKKYLSMHIVESFKTAASIYNGRFKFTPMNAGQMDTTIEHDVNFEKMFREFLDEGHQFPYLADMIESVVTQTGQENLYIVPSGKIPPNPAEMVSSGKMAFALNHLANVYDFVIIDTPPILPASDALVLAPETDGVLLVVKANQVNRKHIKDAVKHLESAGTKILGVVLNQVDVKRERYYRNYRKYYESYYGEDAKE; from the coding sequence ATGCTAAAGCTGAAAAAAGAGATCAAACAAGAAGAAAATACGCTGCTGGACCAGTATCCTGCCAAGTCCGGGTATGCGGAGTCCTACAGGACCATGCGGACCAACCTTCAGTTTGCCTCAATGGACCGGGACTTGAATGCCATCTGTGTCACCAGCGCCACTGAACAGGAGGGGAAAACCAATACGGTGGCGAACCTTGGCTATACCATAGCCCAGACCGGTCAGCGTGTACTTATGGTGGATTGTGATTTAAGAAAACCCGGATTAACCCAACGGTTCGGCAAAAAAGGGGAGGTCGGGTTGTCCGAACTGGTGTCGGATCATCTGGGCACTTTGGTGGCCGAGGGGTCAACCGCAGAGATCAAACTCAACGATTTGGTAAAGTTGAACAATCTGCAAAAGCGGACTGGGATTCTTGCCGTTTCAGATGACGAAAATTCGGTGGAGTTAAGCTTTCTTAATGGCAGCCTCATAGATGTATACTGGAAGAATAGGCCGGATAGCAAAAAGCTTGCCTCTTCTCTGGTGGCGGCCAATCTTTTGACAAAAGAACAGGTCCAGGTGGCCATCGGCCATCAGCGGCGCTCGGTGCAAAAGCTTGGCACCATTTTGACCACCATGGGTATGATTACCATGACGGAACTGAAAAAATATCTGTCCATGCATATTGTGGAATCATTTAAAACAGCAGCATCCATTTACAATGGCCGGTTTAAATTCACGCCGATGAATGCCGGGCAGATGGATACGACGATTGAACATGATGTCAATTTTGAAAAAATGTTCCGGGAGTTTCTGGATGAAGGTCACCAGTTTCCCTATCTGGCCGATATGATTGAGTCTGTGGTCACCCAGACAGGGCAGGAGAATTTATATATTGTTCCGTCCGGAAAAATTCCGCCTAATCCTGCAGAGATGGTTAGTTCAGGTAAAATGGCCTTTGCTTTAAATCATCTTGCCAATGTGTATGATTTTGTCATTATTGACACCCCGCCCATATTGCCGGCAAGTGATGCGTTGGTGCTGGCTCCGGAAACAGATGGGGTGCTGCTGGTTGTCAAGGCCAATCAGGTGAACAGGAAGCATATTAAGGATGCCGTAAAGCATCTTGAGTCGGCGGGCACAAAAATTCTTGGCGTGGTCCTGAATCAGGTTGATGTAAAACGGGAACGCTACTACAGGAATTACAGAAAGTATTATGAGTCTTACTATGGAGAAGATGCCAAGGAGTAG
- a CDS encoding GumC family protein produces MTPDTPEQITEEEIHLSDYLDVVLNHKRLILAFLLLTVVATVVFTFSTKPVYQATSKLVIGLNKNVSPISGQAYSMESFYSEEKNFNTHFKLITSKPVLKLVAQEVDLSPEVELESTNALVRYITRVKNNIKLIKTAIKNFIKKLLPEPEQTLEDGLIDEAMDKTYRQLLSRIKVNPVEETRIMEVVAEDTDPQRARDIANAVAQKYIEFDLSTKLKSSTDKLNWMTNELYGVKKKLEDAEKEFIDYKQSEKMFSMEGKQNLISQKIASFNQNYLNIKNKKLEIDTKLQGFQAAIGNSADIMRIKSLVDDPIIKDLYSTLTSLEIERGHLSKVYKPKHPKIVEVVSKIVDTRDKLRIELRKKMAGMKRERDILANQEQEIKKQIDEFENEAMQTSEKELAYNIYQRNVNTSQQLYDILLSQVKESNILQSSDASNLTIVETADLPEEPVKPNKKRNFLLSIVLGLFGGVGLAFFLEYLDQTIRNEEDAERLLGYPVIAVVPDASLKSASYGGYK; encoded by the coding sequence ATGACACCTGATACCCCAGAACAGATTACTGAGGAAGAGATCCATCTATCCGACTACCTGGATGTTGTGCTCAACCACAAAAGACTAATTCTCGCCTTTTTACTGCTTACCGTTGTGGCAACTGTCGTATTCACTTTCAGCACAAAACCGGTATATCAGGCCACATCAAAGCTTGTGATCGGCCTGAATAAAAATGTGTCTCCCATTTCGGGTCAGGCATATTCCATGGAAAGCTTTTATTCGGAAGAGAAGAATTTTAATACCCATTTTAAGCTGATTACCTCAAAGCCTGTACTTAAGCTGGTGGCCCAGGAGGTGGATCTAAGTCCCGAGGTAGAACTTGAATCCACCAATGCATTGGTTCGGTACATAACGCGGGTAAAAAATAACATCAAGCTGATCAAAACTGCAATTAAGAATTTCATAAAAAAATTGTTGCCCGAGCCTGAGCAGACATTAGAGGATGGCCTAATTGACGAGGCTATGGATAAAACCTACCGGCAACTTTTATCTAGAATTAAGGTTAATCCGGTGGAAGAGACCCGAATTATGGAAGTTGTGGCCGAAGACACTGACCCCCAGCGGGCGAGGGATATTGCCAATGCCGTGGCCCAAAAATATATCGAGTTTGATCTGTCTACCAAGCTGAAATCATCCACGGATAAACTCAACTGGATGACCAACGAGCTTTACGGGGTAAAAAAGAAGCTGGAGGATGCGGAAAAAGAGTTCATTGACTATAAGCAATCGGAAAAGATGTTCTCCATGGAGGGTAAGCAGAATCTGATCTCCCAGAAAATCGCCTCGTTTAACCAAAATTACCTTAACATAAAAAATAAAAAGCTGGAGATTGATACAAAGCTTCAGGGGTTTCAAGCTGCCATAGGCAACAGTGCCGATATCATGCGGATCAAATCTCTGGTGGATGACCCCATTATAAAAGATCTCTATTCAACCCTGACCTCCCTGGAAATTGAAAGGGGCCATCTGTCAAAGGTATATAAACCCAAACATCCCAAAATTGTCGAGGTGGTATCTAAGATTGTGGATACCAGGGATAAGCTCAGAATCGAGCTGAGAAAAAAAATGGCCGGCATGAAACGGGAGCGTGATATCCTGGCCAACCAGGAGCAGGAGATAAAAAAACAGATTGATGAATTTGAAAATGAGGCCATGCAGACCAGTGAAAAGGAGCTGGCCTACAATATTTATCAACGCAACGTCAATACCAGTCAGCAACTGTATGATATTTTGTTGTCCCAGGTGAAAGAGTCCAATATTCTTCAATCGTCGGATGCGTCCAACCTGACCATTGTGGAGACTGCAGATCTGCCTGAAGAACCGGTGAAACCCAACAAGAAACGCAATTTTCTGCTCAGTATTGTCCTTGGCCTTTTTGGCGGGGTCGGGTTGGCATTCTTCCTTGAATACCTTGACCAGACCATTCGAAATGAAGAGGATGCGGAACGGCTTCTGGGGTATCCTGTGATTGCTGTTGTACCGGATGCAAGTTTGAAAAGCGCCTCATATGGAGGGTACAAATAG